In the Dermochelys coriacea isolate rDerCor1 chromosome 25, rDerCor1.pri.v4, whole genome shotgun sequence genome, one interval contains:
- the LOC119848411 gene encoding 3-galactosyl-N-acetylglucosaminide 4-alpha-L-fucosyltransferase FUT3-like yields MPLSDQMKSPPCRHLLIFILSQFITAFCLFVYIRPSRDPSPQLWAGNPSSVTVQPGNNPTAPEAGLELTILLWTWPFGHPVALQKCSELFAIRDCHITANRSWFHKANAVIVHHRDVCSSPKKLPQGPRPPSQHWIWFNLESPSHSPNLGFMDNLFNLTMSYRRDSDIFTPYGWLEVLSQPQNFSIPAKSKLVAWVVSNWNPASHRVQYYEELKKYLHVDIYGSHHMSLPRDKHFSTLSQYKFYLAFENSLHEDYITEKLWNNALGSGAVPVVCGPPRKNYEHFLPPDAFIHIDDFSNAQGLAQYLQELDKDPARYQRYFQWRTWLKPSKQSSWPIHFCKACRALQMTETYQTRPGLAKWFR; encoded by the coding sequence ATGCCGCTCAGCGACCAGATGAAAAGCCCACCCTGCAGGCACCTCCTAATCTTTATTCTCTCCCAATTCATAACCgccttctgtttgtttgtttacattcgGCCCTCCAGGGACCCCAGCCCACAGCTCTGGGCTGGCAATCCTTCTTCAGTCACAGTCCAGCCTGGTAATAACCCCACAGCTCCAGAGGCTGGTTTGGAGCTGACCATCCTCCTGTGGACCTGGCCCTTTGGGCACCCTGTTGCTCTGCAAAAATGCTCTGAGCTCTTTGCCATCCGGGACTGTCACATCACGGCCAACCGTAGCTGGTTCCATAAGGCCAATGCAGTGATTGTGCATCACAGGGACGTGTGCTCCAGCCCAAAGAAACTGCCCCAGGGCCCACGGCCCCCTTCCCAGCACTGGATCTGGTTCAACTTGGagtcccccagccacagccctaaCCTGGGCTTCATGGATAACCTCTTCAACCTGACCATGTCTTACCGGAGGGACTCTGATATCTTCACCCCTTACGGGTGGCTGGAGgtcctcagccagccccagaaCTTCAGCATCCCAGCCAAGTCCAAGCTGGTGGCCTGGGTGGTGAGTAACTGGAACCCAGCCTCCCACCGGGTGCAATACTATGAGGAACTGAAGAAATACCTCCATGTGGATATATACGGCAGCCATCACATGTCTCTGCCCCGGGACAAGCACTTCTCCACCCTGTCCCAGTACAAGTTCTACCTAGCCTTTGAGAACTCGCTTCATGAGGACTACATCACCGAGAAGCTCTGGAACAACGCCCTGGGCTCAGGGGCTGTGCCTGTTGTTTGCGGCCCCCCCCGAAAAAACTACGAGCACTTTCTGCCCCCCGATGCCTTTATTCACATTGATGACTTTTCCAATGCTCAAGGGCTGGCCCAGTATCTCCAGGAGCTGGACAAGGACCCAGCACGCTACCAGCGCTACTTCCAGTGGCGAACATGGTTAAAACCATCCAAGCAAAGTTCCTGGCCCATCCACTTCTGCAAAGCCTGCCGGGCCTTGCAAATGACAGAGACCTACCAGACCAGGCCTGGTCTGGCCAAGTGGTTCCGCTAG